Proteins encoded within one genomic window of Epinephelus lanceolatus isolate andai-2023 chromosome 9, ASM4190304v1, whole genome shotgun sequence:
- the trpm6 gene encoding transient receptor potential cation channel subfamily M member 6 isoform X6 yields MSFTEKSRRSWIEDNLFKRECVKFIPSSRDLHRCIPVCQVCQNLIRCCCGRLMMEHSWQESPSPMSLYPGPGQDLEEDWSIELHTKASPTNAYGIVDFEDTATRVCRAKYVRLAVDSKPDVLLQLMLREWQMEKPKLLLTVQGGSENFTLPVKVKQAFSKGLITAALSTEAWILTDGINTGVSKYVGEAVKTFGGHNLRKRNTVGITPWGVIDNNTDLVGRDVFRPYQPLGNPLSKRACLNGFHSHFLLVDDGTLGKHGCQQGLRRKLEKHIQLQKIHPRLNQGVPVVCVVLEGGPAIVSTVLDYVSSVPPVPVFVFEGSGRAADLLAFLHKQTAIDRQLDADIKEDFLVRIGEVFGVEIAEASQLYSLLLQCMDHRQSITIFDSEAEDQTAPDAAILTTSLKGTKASPAEQLSVALAWDRPDIAQKVMVYGQHWQVGSLEQAMLDALVMDRVSFVKLLIDNGMTMSRFLTVDRLEELYNTPQGQTDRFLRHLVEDAKQTSLPIGHRLSLIDVGLVIEYLIGGAYRSTYTRKHFRAAYNNHLQDKEGRRDRSTSMSKQRRGLIPNSSRARSLQDLPFFRTAQPYKPKEQNVTPSSSREITLSPGLGDTPLLVPFNFNDLFVWAVLHQRQQMALFLWQHGEEALARATVACKLYRSMAFEARQSNWDDDIAERFKTYSLEFGQLAVDVLDCAFRQNEQMAMKLLTSEMEAWSHFTCLQMAVSSCHRPFVSHSCTQTLLTDLWTGPLNMRKNSFVKIILSLLLPPAILLLEFKSKAEMCHVPQSHEAALFGLESVKSAPVHEGTDHAGSQDPEQGLSFSDKCLGPVSETVSSITVQCLSWITRLYEFYTAPVVKFWFHTMSYLAFVMLFSYVVLVKMGDYPSVQEWLVIAYILSTAVEKTREVLMSEPRKLSQKLKIWFSEYWNISDFIAILLFMAGLVLRWQAEPYRTAGRISYCLDTIFWFVRVMDLLAVNQYAGPYLTMITKMTSNMFFIVVMMAVVLLSFGVSRKAILSPDEEPSWSLARDIVFQPYWMIYGEVYATEIDPCEDSHPCPPASFLTAFLQAVYMFFQYIIMVNILIAFFNNIYFDMASTSNKLWKYNRYRYIMTYQERPWLPPPLILLSHMALGLKAIYRRLSGDAEREERCSGLKLYLGHEDLKKLHEFEGKCVEGYFHEKSEDVHSRQINRIRATADRAEEMCVMMGEVSDKVNFIQDSLSELDCQLGQLQDLSAQAVDTLTLLSATDSLHKKEARLAQCRPITASRHILPHSWTLMHRGGADWDVLNMRRAIAKPCRSTPPSLLKGHVLVASRLTSQECHVGARGSRGGRQGHTEKGEEGVKEDSQFGTPDHPSENCQGVSRPASHASFSPSYGAGVHLSGFRDQTTCESCGPPRCASPLSPRGLESPHHKLWTCDPYLYPNQEETSMEEEEEEEEEEKRTHEELSNIEVSRASSTAVLLSDPRDISEGLVNPAFSQDDSRLSSRPKPSTQWGRPVKSPRWARLSRDRPYGCCRSLSSSVENMAFSGAPLSPMRGSFPSLNEPMNKEGLSDGRSFREATSLQCSMGREWSKSSDFTQVPDSRGKNQNRKTVKIQESSPDTVTMQSHMSDASWRRCRRLRGEPTCLSASTSLSQLNFEPMDLLQKQVFSHQDVWSSTNSTWNSWARSMSRRSSLQSGIAPEAKSSSFQSTDNLYPHYSAMERNNLMRLAHTIPFTPVSLLGGEEVSIYSLEEVPSDADPESSTVSSWSSRGLSAMLQPLSSEEGSLDGGLRQGCRVLCTWAERDVLRPGLVYVVKAFKQEVVRAWQRYFPGSTALQLCLREIQQQRAAQKMMQVFNEVKPDDMHHSPRFLDVALVLWHSNGQWLTIERNMSGDFRKYNNNTGEEITPCCSLEEMLLAFSHWTYEYSCRELLVLDIQGVGEELTDPTVIMTDDQSGSRGEMLFGPDNLGDAAISGFLQKHSCGGCCHRLGLADLRKCSDSCENNSEAESTPGKEDQEDDETGL; encoded by the exons ATGAGCTTCACTGAGAAG TCACGAAGGTCTTGGATTGAGGACAACCTCTTcaagagagagtgtgtgaagTTTATCCCCTCATCTCGGGACCTACATAG ATGTATTCCTGTGTGTCAAGTATGCCAAAACTTGATCAG ATGCTGCTGTGGCCGCCTGATGATGGAGCACTCTTGGCAAGAGTCCCCTTCCCCCATGTCCCTCTATCCTGGTCCTGGACAGGACCTGGAAGAGGACTGGTCCATAGAGCTCCACACCAAAGCCAGTCCCACCAATGCCTATGGGATTGTAGACTTTGAAGACACTGCCACACGTGTCTGCCGGGCCAAG TATGTCCGTTTGGCTGTGGACTCAAAGCCAGACGTGCTGCTTCAACTGATGCTAAGGGAGTGGCAGATGGAGAAACCGAAGCTGCTACTGACTGTCCAGGGGGGCTCAGAAAACTTTACCCTGCCCGTTAAAGTCAAGCAGGCCTTCAGCAAAGGGCTAATAACTGCCGCCCTAAGCACAGAGGCATGGATACTCACTGATGGCATTAATACAG GTGTGTCTAAGTACGTGGGCGAGGCAGTGAAAACATTCGGGGGACATAATCTGAGGAAGAGAAACACAGTCGGCATCACGCCATGGGGAGTCATTGACAACAACACGGACCTTGTAGGCAGAGAT GTGTTCAGGCCCTACCAGCCACTGGGGAACCCTTTGAGCAAGAGGGCCTGTCTGAATGGTTTCCACTCCCATTTTCTGTTGGTGGATGATGGAACACTGGGAAAACATGGCTGCCAGCAAGGCctcaggaggaagctggagaaacACATCCAGCTACAGAAGATACACCCTC GACTCAACCAAGGAGTGCCggtggtgtgtgtggtgttggAGGGAGGCCCTGCCATTGTGTCCACTGTGTTGGACTATGTTAGCAGTGTGCCTCCTGTGCCCGTTTTTGTGTTTGAAGGATCAGGCAGGGCTGCTGACCTGCTCGCCTTCTTACACAAGCAGACCGCTATTGACAG GCAGTTGGATGCTGACATCAAAGAGGACTTCCTTGTCAGGATTGGAGAGGTGTTTGGAGTAGAGATAGCAGAAGCCTCGCAGCTTTACAGTCTCCTCCTGCAGTGCATGGATCACAGACAGTCT ATAACCATCTTTGACTCAGAGGCAGAGGACCAAACGGCACCTGATGCAGCCATTTTGACAACCAGTCTCAAGG GCACCAAGGCCAGTCCTGCAGAGCAGCTGAGTGTGGCCCTAGCCTGGGACAGGCCTGACATTGCACAGAAAGTCATGGTGTATGGACAGCATTGGCAG GTGGGTTCCTTGGAGCAGGCCATGCTGGATGCTCTGGTGATGGACCGGGTCAGTTTTGTCAAACTGCTGATTGACAACGGCATGACAATGAGCCGCTTCCTGACTGTGGATCGCCTCGAGGAGCTCTATAATACG CCTCAGGGGCAGACGGACCGTTTCCTACGCCACCTCGTTGAAGATGCGAAACAG ACTTCTCTTCCCATAGGTCACCGTCTCTCTCTCATTGACGTGGGCCTGGTGATAGAGTACCTCATAGGGGGAGCGTACCGCAGCACCTACACACGGAAACACTTCAGAGCCGCCTACAACAACCACCTGCAGGACAAA gagGGTAGACGGGACAGATCCACCTCCATGTCTAAACAGAGACGAGGACTGATACCAAACTCTTCAAGGGCCAGGAGTCTCCAGGACCTGCCTTTCTTTAGAACTGCTCAGCCCTACAAACCCAAG GAGCAAAATGTTACTCCCTCAAGCAGTCGAGAGATCACATTGAGCCCTGGCCTGGGTGACACTCCTTTGCTGGTTCCCTTCAACTTCAACGACCTGTTCGTGTGGGCCGTGCTTCAccagcgtcagcagatggcactTTTTCTGTGGCAGCACGGTGAGGAAGCGCTGGCACGTGCTACAGTGGCCTGTAAGCTTTACCGTTCCATGGCCTTTGAGGCACGACAAAGCAATTGGGACGACGACATTGCAGAGCGATTCAAGACATATTCACT TGAGTTTGGTCAGTTGGCAGTGGACGTGTTAGACTGTGCATTTCGTCAGAACGAGCAGATGGCCATGAAGCTCTTGACTTCAGAGATGGAGGCATGGAGCCACTTCACCTGTCTGCAGATGGCTGTCTCCTCATGTCACAGACCGTTTGTCTCACACTCCTGCACTCAGACCCTCCTCACAGATCTGTGGACTGGTCCGCTCAACATGAGAAAAAACTCCTTTGTGAAG ATAATTTTGAGCCTCCTACTGCCCCCTGCGATCTTGCTTCTGGAGTTTAAGAGCAAAGCTGAAATGTGCCATGTACCACAGTCCCACGAGGCAGCGCTGTTTGGACTTGAGTCTGTGAAGTCAGCACCAGTCCACGAGGGAACTGATCACGCC GGCAGTCAGGATCCAGAGCAAGGCCTGTCATTCAGTGACAAATGTTTGGGTCCAGTGTCAGAAACTGTATCCTCTATCACTGTGCAGTGTCTGTCCTGGATCACACGACTCTATGAATTCTACACAGCTCCTGTTGTCAAATTCTGGTTTCACACA ATGTCCTACTTGGCCTTTGTGATGTTATTCTCCTATGTTGTCCTGGTGAAGATGGGGGATTATCCCAGTGTTCAGGAGTGGCTGGTCATAGCCTACATCTTGTCCACCGCAGTGGAGAAAACCAGAGAG GTACTGATGTCTGAGCCGAGGAAGCTGAGCCAGAAGCTTAAGATTTGGTTCTCAGAGTACTGGAACATATCAGATTTCATTGCCATCCTACTCTTCATGGCTGGTCTGGTACTGCGTTGGCAAGCTGAACCCTACCGGACGGCAGGACGCATCAGTTACTGCCTGGACACCATCTTCTGGTTCGTTAGGGTGATGGATCTGCTGGCTGTCAATCAGTATGCTGGCCCTTACCTCACCATGATCACTAAGATG ACCAGTAACATGTTCTTCATCGTGGTAATGATGGCAGTAGTGCTGCTGAGCTTCGGGGTATCCAGGAAGGCCATCCTGTCGCCAGATGAGGAGCCGTCCTGGAGCCTAGCTCGAGACATAGTCTTCCAGCCATACTGGATGATCTACGGAGAGGTCTATGCAACGGAGATAGATC CATGTGAGGACAGCCATCCATGTCCTCCTGCTTCCTTTCTCACGGCATTCCTCCAGGCTGTCTATATGTTCTTCCAGTATATCATCATGGTCAACATACTCATTGCATTTTTTAA CAACATCTACTTTGACATGGCATCGACATCCAACAAGCTGTGGAAGTACAACCGTTATCGCTACATAATGACGTATCAGGAGAGGCCGTGGCTGCCTCCACCCCTTATCCTTCTTAGTCACATGGCCTTAGGTTTGAAAGCCATCTACAGGAGATTAAGTGGAGATGCTGAGCGGGAGGAGAGATGCTCTGGGCTTA AGCTCTACCTGGGCCACGAAGATCTGAAGAAGCTCCATGAGTTTGAGGGGAAATGTGTAGAGGGCTACTTTCATGAGAAGAGTGAAGATGTCCACAGCAGGCAAATTAACAGGATCAGAGCCACAGCTGACAG AGCTGAGGAGATGTGCGTGATGATGGGTGAGGTCTCAGATAAAGTCAACTTCATTCAGGACAGCCTGTCTGAGCTGGACTGTCAGCTGGGTCAGCTCCAAGACCTTTCGGCACAGGCAGTGGACACCctcactctgctctctgctactgACAGCCTACACAAGAAGGAGGCACGCCTGGCTCAATGTCGACCCATAACAGCGTCCCGGCATATCCTCCCTCACAGCTGGACCCTCATGCACAGAGGTGGAGCAGACTGGGATGTACTTAATATGAGACGAGCCATTGCCAAGCCGTGTAGAAGTACCCCGCCTTCATTACTGAAGGGCCACGTTCTGGTGGCGAGTAGACTGACATCACAGGAGTGCCATGTTGGAGCCAgggggagcagaggaggaagacaagGACACACTGAGAAGGGAGAAGAAGGAGTGAAGGAG GATTCACAGTTTGGTACTCCTGACCATCCCAGTGAGAATTGCCAGGGAGTCTCTAGACCTGCTTCTCATGCTTCCTTCTCTCCGTCATACGGAGCCGGAGTTCATCTCAGTGGTTTCAGGGATCAGACAACCTGTGAGTCCTGTGGACCGCCCCGCTGCGCGTCTCCTCTTTCTCCCAGAGGCCTGGAGTCACCGCATCATAAACTCTGGACATGTGACCCTTACCTGTATCCCAATCAGGAGGAAACTTCcatggaagaggaggaagaggaagaagaagaggagaaaaggaCACATGAGGAGCTCTCTAATATAGAAGTGTCCAGAGCTTCTAGCACCGCTGTCCTGCTGTCTGACCCTCGAGACATCTCTGAGGGTTTGGTAAATCCTGCCTTTTCTCAGGATGATAGCCGACTAAGTTCTCGGCCCAAACCTTCCACCCAATGGGGAAGACCAGTGAAATCCCCCAGGTGGGCTCGTCTGTCCAGAGACCGCCCCTACGGCTGCTGCAGGTCTCTGTCATCCAGTGTGGAGAATATGGCTTTCTCAGGGGCACCTCTCAGTCCAATGAGGGGATCATTTCCATCTCTTAACGAACCAATGAACAAAGAGGGTTTGTCAGATGGGAGGAGTTTCAGGGAGGCCACATCACTGCAATGCAGCATGGGCAGAG AGTGGTCCAAGTCCTCTGACTTCACTCAAGTACCAGACAGCAGAGGCAAAAACCAGaacaggaagacagtgaagaTACAAGAGAGCAGTCCAGATACT GTAACCATGCAATCCCATATGTCTGATGCCAGCTGGAGAAGGTGCCGGAGATTGAGAGGAGAACCTACATGTTTGTCGGCTTCAACCAGCCTCAGTCAGCTCA ATTTTGAACCAATGGATTTGTTGCAGAAGCAGGTGTTTTCCCATCAG GATGTGTGGAGCTCCACTAATTCAACATGGAACAGCTGGGCCAGATCCATGAGCCGCAGGTCTTC TTTACAGAGTGGGATTGCCCCTGAAG CAAAGAGCTCCTCATTCCAGTCCACTGACAATTTGTATCCTCACTATTCAG CTATGGAGAGAAACAATCTGATGAGACTGGCTCACACCATTCCCTTCACTCCTGTTTCCCTTCTGG GAGGTGAAGAGGTGAGCATCTACTCTCTGGAGGAAGTGCCCTCTGATGCTGACCCTGAATCCAGCACAGTCTCCTCCTGGTCATCACGTGGCCTCTCTGCCATGCTGCAGCCCCTCTCCAGTGAAGAGGGCTCGCTGGATGGAGGTCTCCGGCAGGGCTGCAGGGTGCTGTGCACCTGGGCAGAACGGGACGTGCTCAGACCTGGTCTGGTATACGTAGTGAAAGCCTTCAAGCAGGAGGTGGTTCGGGCCTGGCAGAGGTACTTCCCTGGTAGCACGGCACTACAGCTTTGTTTAAGA GAGATCCAGCAGCAGCGAGCAGCTCAGAAGATGATGCAAGTGTTCAATGAAGTCAAACCTGATGATATGCACCACTCACCAAG GTTTCTAGATGTAGCACTGGTCCTCTGGCATTCGAATGGCCAGTGGCTGACTATTGAGAGGAACATGTCCGGTGACTTCAGGAAGTACAACAATAACACAGGAGAAGAGATCACCCCCTGCTGTTCACTGGAAGAAATGCTGCTGGCGTTTTCTCACTGGACTTATGAGTACTCCTGCAGAGAGCTTCTGGTACTCGATATTCAAG GAGTAGGAGAGGAGCTGACCGATCCAACAGTCATCATGACAGACGATCAAAG TGGTAGCAGGGGTGAGATGCTTTTTGGTCCAGATAACCTTGGTGATGCTGCCATCAGCGGTTTCCTGCAGAAACACTCTTGCGGTGGCTGCTGCCACAGACTGGGCCTGGCAG ATTTGAGGAAGTGTTCGGACAGCTGCGAGAACAACAGCGAAGCAGAATCTACACCGGGGAAAGAAGATCAAGAGGACGATGAAACCGGGTTGTAA